The Clostridium bornimense genome includes a region encoding these proteins:
- a CDS encoding MerR family transcriptional regulator: MNEEYVCEKKEDVTLYKIGLFSQMNKITIKALRHYDEIGLLKPEHIDEFTGYRYYSSAQLPILHEIIALRQIGFSLEEIRDVQAGKSVKELLVKKKSEILKKISEETMKLSQVEYYLENRDEDCKYDIVLKDLPEVIVASMRTTISSYEDLFKIIPPMGAEMERVGCICAVPEYCFNIYHDGEYRERDIDVEVCEAVVEMKEDSKLIKFKKIDKVELAACTLHKGSYSDFPKAYSALIKWIEENDYEMIDYPRESYIDGVWNKDSEEEWLTEIQFPVRKK, translated from the coding sequence TTGAACGAGGAGTATGTATGCGAAAAGAAGGAAGATGTCACTTTATATAAGATAGGGTTATTTTCTCAGATGAATAAGATTACTATTAAAGCATTACGACATTACGATGAAATTGGATTGCTTAAACCTGAACATATAGATGAATTTACAGGTTATAGATATTATAGTTCAGCACAATTACCAATATTACATGAAATTATTGCATTAAGGCAAATAGGGTTTTCTCTGGAAGAAATAAGAGATGTGCAAGCTGGAAAATCAGTAAAGGAATTGTTAGTTAAGAAGAAATCAGAGATATTAAAAAAAATTTCAGAAGAAACAATGAAATTATCACAAGTCGAGTATTATCTTGAAAATAGAGATGAAGATTGCAAATATGATATAGTATTAAAAGATTTGCCAGAAGTAATAGTTGCTTCAATGAGGACTACGATATCAAGTTATGAGGATTTATTCAAGATTATTCCTCCTATGGGAGCAGAGATGGAAAGAGTTGGTTGCATTTGTGCTGTTCCAGAATATTGTTTTAATATATATCATGATGGTGAATATAGAGAAAGAGATATTGATGTTGAAGTGTGTGAAGCAGTAGTAGAGATGAAAGAAGATTCAAAGCTTATTAAGTTTAAGAAAATTGATAAAGTAGAGTTAGCGGCTTGTACTCTTCATAAGGGAAGCTATAGTGATTTTCCTAAAGCATATAGTGCATTAATTAAGTGGATAGAAGAAAATGATTATGAAATGATTGATTATCCAAGAGAATCATATATAGATGGAGTATGGAATAAGGATTCAGAGGAAGAATGGCTTACAGAAATACAATTTCCTGTAAGAAAAAAATAA
- a CDS encoding ABC transporter permease, with product MRGFFTLLKIEGKLGFRGIDGVFFGVIMPLGIALLIGMISGDKPAFDGASYSFLDANIPTIITVGICATAFMGIPLTIADYRDKKILKHYFVTPVSPLTILAVHGIIQMILAVSSSVIIIIAMKLIFNYSMIVSIGKFILSYFLVLISMYGFGMLIASVCKSVKRTNLVCTLVYFPMLFLSGATIPFSMFPKSIQSFANFLPLIQGIKLLKGCALGLDTSLTIPLLVMIISTIITVALSMKLFKWE from the coding sequence ATGAGAGGTTTTTTTACATTATTAAAAATTGAGGGAAAGTTAGGATTTAGAGGTATTGATGGAGTGTTTTTTGGAGTAATAATGCCTCTTGGTATAGCGTTACTAATTGGTATGATTTCTGGAGATAAACCAGCCTTTGATGGAGCGTCCTATAGTTTTTTAGATGCTAATATACCAACAATAATTACTGTTGGGATATGTGCTACAGCATTTATGGGCATACCACTTACAATTGCAGATTATAGAGATAAAAAGATATTAAAACACTATTTTGTTACACCAGTAAGTCCATTGACAATATTAGCAGTACATGGAATAATTCAGATGATTTTAGCTGTATCTTCATCAGTAATAATAATTATAGCTATGAAATTAATTTTTAATTATTCAATGATAGTATCTATTGGAAAGTTTATTTTATCATATTTTTTAGTTTTGATTTCAATGTATGGATTTGGAATGTTAATTGCAAGTGTTTGTAAAAGCGTTAAAAGAACTAATTTAGTATGTACACTAGTATATTTTCCTATGTTATTTTTATCAGGGGCAACAATTCCATTTTCTATGTTTCCAAAGAGCATTCAGAGCTTTGCAAACTTTTTACCATTAATTCAAGGAATTAAGTTACTAAAAGGATGTGCACTTGGATTAGATACATCATTAACAATTCCGTTATTAGTAATGATAATATCAACAATAATAACAGTAGCATTATCTATGAAGCTATTTAAATGGGAATAG
- a CDS encoding ABC transporter ATP-binding protein has protein sequence MEDIISVKNLKKTYNNIVAVNDISFSVKKGEFFGLLGHNGAGKSTTIDCILGLKAFDSGVVKILNKDPRKSRKEIFEKIGVQLQLSSYPDKIKVYEICEETAALYSESCDYNQLLKKFSLDKVKKNYVSTLSGGEKQKLAVILALIPNPEVVFLDELTTGLDVEARRDVWKLLKSLKKEKVTMLLTSHYMDEVEALCDKIVIIKNGKLLALGTVEEIITSSPYDNLEDAYLWYMDKEVQ, from the coding sequence ATGGAGGATATAATATCTGTTAAGAATCTTAAAAAGACCTATAATAACATAGTTGCAGTAAATGATATATCTTTTTCTGTAAAAAAGGGAGAATTTTTTGGATTACTAGGACACAATGGAGCTGGTAAATCTACAACTATTGATTGTATTTTAGGCCTTAAAGCTTTCGATAGTGGAGTAGTGAAAATATTGAATAAGGATCCTAGAAAGTCAAGAAAGGAGATCTTTGAAAAGATAGGAGTTCAATTACAGTTGTCTTCTTATCCAGATAAAATTAAGGTTTATGAAATATGTGAAGAAACTGCTGCATTATATAGTGAAAGTTGTGATTATAATCAGTTGCTTAAAAAATTCTCTTTAGATAAAGTTAAGAAAAATTATGTATCAACATTATCAGGTGGAGAAAAACAAAAATTAGCGGTAATTTTAGCATTAATTCCAAATCCAGAAGTAGTATTTTTAGATGAATTAACTACAGGATTAGATGTAGAGGCAAGAAGGGATGTATGGAAGCTACTTAAAAGTTTAAAGAAAGAAAAGGTTACAATGCTATTAACATCACATTATATGGATGAAGTTGAAGCGTTATGTGATAAAATAGTAATAATTAAAAATGGAAAACTATTAGCCTTGGGAACAGTTGAAGAAATTATTACCTCTTCACCATATGATAACCTTGAAGATGCTTATTTATGGTACATGGACAAGGAGGTGCAATAG
- a CDS encoding cupin domain-containing protein produces MDYINKEDIRSLLNEGCESRQLLNDENSESRRVTITEVHLKPGYSQPRHIHDTSEQIWYALKGTGLLLLADNNEKKFSAGDVVRFSSGEVHGLLNDSDEEFVYISVTTPPINFRYAYKEEK; encoded by the coding sequence ATGGATTATATTAACAAAGAGGATATAAGGTCATTATTAAATGAGGGCTGCGAATCAAGGCAATTATTAAATGATGAAAATTCTGAAAGTAGAAGAGTAACGATAACAGAGGTACATTTAAAACCAGGATATTCACAACCAAGACATATACATGATACATCTGAACAAATTTGGTATGCATTAAAGGGAACAGGATTATTATTACTTGCTGATAATAATGAAAAAAAGTTCAGTGCAGGTGATGTGGTAAGGTTTTCAAGTGGAGAAGTTCATGGACTACTAAATGATTCAGATGAAGAGTTTGTATACATATCAGTAACAACACCACCTATTAATTTTAGATATGCTTATAAGGAGGAGAAGTAA
- a CDS encoding DUF6020 family protein, which yields MNLKDKIKMYLLALFTTLAICLDPEKFYGNLTKIQNPFKVGLMTVCIISGGLILFYKAVRGYSVNALEKIVSMAFAIFMTLGFSYARMNSWQLVFGSFRMFFISIIICIGYYVLFKRIFDLINIKIQHIKVEDYKLEKMGKLRCVMKFIDERPFLSSLLIIITFWLIYIIAFYPVILSPDPSFQIKQFFNVDTKYAEGVIKLDENVNITNHHPVVHTLLLGGCISLGRFIGSDNFGLFIYSMIQIGILASTLSYTIKYLKKVNISLKVRLILLMIYSIVPMFPFYAMSAVKDTIYTSFMILYVIFLYDFITFNKEKKITNIKVIYIILLLFLISLFRNNGIYVVMLSFPFIIGFSKKNRIKTLAVFAIFISLTTCYSKVILPYFKIANGSIREMLSIPFQQTARYVKYYGDEVSEEDKRAIDKILIYDTIAERYQPELADPVKNKYNKYATSDDLKEYFKAWFRGLRKHPGIYIEATINNVYGYFYPNAIKWYTYHKFDCRITKDNLVDYSYNNLQGLRDKLVAYQGIFPYVPFIGLISNIGFNTWILLIMGVYLFTFKKKEYIIVLMPLYASVLICIASPANTYFRYAMPYIFSNCVLIPLLLNSIARNKL from the coding sequence ATGAATTTAAAAGATAAAATAAAAATGTATTTATTAGCATTATTTACTACACTAGCGATTTGTTTGGATCCAGAAAAATTTTATGGGAATTTAACGAAGATCCAAAATCCTTTTAAAGTAGGATTAATGACTGTTTGTATTATAAGTGGTGGTTTGATATTATTTTACAAAGCAGTAAGAGGATATAGTGTTAATGCTTTAGAAAAAATAGTATCGATGGCTTTTGCTATATTCATGACATTAGGATTTAGTTATGCTAGGATGAACTCTTGGCAATTAGTATTTGGAAGTTTTAGAATGTTTTTTATTTCAATAATTATATGTATTGGATATTATGTACTTTTTAAAAGAATTTTCGATTTAATAAATATTAAAATACAACATATAAAAGTAGAAGATTATAAATTAGAAAAGATGGGTAAATTGAGATGTGTTATGAAGTTTATTGATGAAAGACCATTTCTTTCAAGTCTTCTTATTATAATTACATTTTGGCTTATTTATATAATTGCTTTTTATCCAGTAATTTTATCACCAGATCCTAGTTTTCAGATAAAACAATTTTTTAATGTTGATACAAAATATGCAGAAGGTGTAATAAAATTAGATGAAAATGTTAATATTACAAATCATCATCCTGTAGTGCATACATTACTATTAGGTGGATGCATAAGCTTAGGTAGATTTATCGGTAGTGATAATTTTGGTTTATTTATATATTCAATGATTCAAATTGGAATACTAGCATCAACTCTATCTTATACTATAAAATATTTGAAAAAGGTAAATATATCTCTTAAGGTTCGATTAATTCTTTTGATGATATATTCTATAGTACCGATGTTTCCCTTTTATGCGATGTCAGCAGTTAAAGATACAATATATACATCGTTTATGATTTTATATGTAATATTTCTTTATGATTTTATTACTTTTAATAAAGAAAAGAAGATTACAAATATAAAAGTAATTTATATTATATTGTTGCTATTTTTAATATCATTATTCAGGAATAATGGTATATATGTTGTTATGTTATCATTCCCATTTATTATTGGTTTCAGTAAGAAAAATAGAATCAAGACATTAGCTGTATTTGCTATTTTTATATCATTGACAACTTGTTATTCAAAAGTGATACTGCCTTATTTTAAGATAGCTAATGGAAGTATTAGAGAAATGTTATCAATACCGTTTCAGCAAACAGCTAGATATGTAAAGTATTATGGTGATGAAGTATCAGAAGAAGATAAAAGAGCTATAGATAAAATTTTGATATATGATACTATAGCTGAAAGATACCAACCAGAGCTTGCTGATCCAGTTAAAAATAAGTATAACAAATATGCTACTAGTGATGATTTAAAGGAATACTTCAAGGCATGGTTTAGAGGATTAAGAAAACATCCTGGGATTTATATTGAGGCTACAATAAACAATGTTTATGGATATTTTTACCCTAATGCTATTAAGTGGTATACCTATCACAAATTTGACTGTAGGATAACAAAAGATAATTTAGTTGATTATAGTTATAATAACTTACAAGGATTAAGAGATAAATTAGTAGCATATCAAGGAATATTTCCATATGTACCTTTTATAGGTCTAATTTCAAATATTGGATTTAATACCTGGATTTTATTAATAATGGGAGTATACCTTTTTACATTTAAAAAGAAGGAATATATAATAGTTCTAATGCCATTGTATGCATCAGTTTTGATTTGTATAGCTTCACCAGCCAACACCTATTTTAGATATGCAATGCCATATATTTTTTCTAATTGTGTATTAATACCGCTTTTATTAAATTCTATAGCTAGGAATAAACTTTAA
- a CDS encoding peptidylprolyl isomerase: MDNKVLAIVKNKEIRETDIEELISKYPEGERKKLSTEEGRRKLLDKLISCEVMYDYAIDENLQETIEYKKQLEEAEKGILTEMAINKSMGKVDITEEDALNYYNNNIEKFYVSDTVSIKQILVDTLEEALKIRGELMEEVINFSDAALKYSMCPSSINGGSLGTFKRGQLIKSIEEKAFNCKLGEILGPIETEYGFHLVVTEDYKEGYKQEFDDVKKDLVNELKKKEQMKNYKSLVEKINKKYKVQKFV, from the coding sequence ATGGATAATAAGGTTTTAGCAATTGTAAAGAATAAGGAAATAAGAGAAACAGATATTGAAGAATTGATTAGTAAATATCCTGAAGGTGAAAGAAAAAAACTATCTACAGAAGAAGGTAGAAGGAAATTGCTAGATAAGTTAATTAGTTGTGAAGTTATGTATGATTATGCTATAGATGAGAATTTGCAGGAAACAATTGAGTATAAAAAGCAACTAGAAGAAGCTGAAAAAGGTATTTTAACAGAAATGGCAATAAACAAGTCAATGGGTAAGGTAGATATTACAGAAGAAGATGCATTAAATTACTATAATAATAATATAGAAAAGTTTTATGTCAGTGATACAGTAAGTATAAAGCAAATATTAGTTGATACATTGGAAGAAGCATTAAAAATAAGAGGAGAATTAATGGAAGAAGTTATTAATTTTTCAGATGCAGCTCTTAAATATTCTATGTGCCCATCAAGTATAAATGGAGGTTCTCTTGGAACTTTTAAAAGAGGACAACTAATTAAATCTATTGAAGAAAAAGCGTTTAATTGCAAATTAGGAGAAATATTAGGACCTATAGAAACAGAATATGGTTTTCATCTTGTAGTAACTGAGGATTATAAGGAAGGATATAAACAGGAATTTGATGATGTGAAAAAAGATTTAGTTAATGAGCTAAAAAAGAAAGAACAAATGAAAAATTATAAATCATTAGTAGAAAAGATTAATAAAAAATATAAGGTTCAGAAATTTGTGTAG
- the nifB gene encoding nitrogenase cofactor biosynthesis protein NifB has product MSKEDYVSLTVNPCKMCMPMGVVNATYGIKGCMTILHGSQGCSTYIRRHMATHFNEPIDIASSSLTEQGTVYGGEKNLLKGLKNLIKLYNPEVIAIATTCLAETIGEDIVRISKIFEEKNPNEKVKLIPISSPGYGGTQFGGYFSALRGIVENVEMKEEKNNKVNIVTGPISPADTRKIKDILGDFNLDYILLPDISENLDGIHKKVYERLPENGTSIEDISFMAGARMTIELTTFVDDNSSVGKYLEENYGVKNIRLNLPRGIRDTDNFLNVLSNISGEKIPEKYVKERGRYLDAMIDSHKYNAEGRIAIFGEPDYVYSTVRMVLEIGVFPVLIATGDVCPSLEKALYEEVKELADALFIEDFKIIDDADFVDIEKYSIKLGANILIGNSDGRRIEEKYNIPLIRGGFPIHDRVGGQRILSIGYEGSLSISDSITNMILDRKHSVFRETTFNKYYKGEKKMKSLEEKKVVTIKDKTKTHPCFSCESAHKYARMHLPIAPKCNISCNYCYRKYDCVNESRPGVTTEVLSPVKAFEKYKFVKSKMPNLKVIGIAGPGDALANFDNVRETLKLIRADNPEMTFCISTNGLMLPFYAEELINLGVSHVTVTMNGINPHIISKIYKYVNYLGVTYTGMEGAEILLTNQLSGIKYLTERGIVVKVNIVMLKGINDKHIYDVTKKAKELGVEITNIMQMIPVKGSVFENMPLVSNIEINEMRKKCGENIKQMFHCKQCRADAIGTLNNDQGLKLSMELKDKKVSGRHLKFAVATRSGMTIDMHFGQAEEFYIYEYRNDTVMFLEKRNVDRYCNGEANCKSDSKIEKLIKTIDDCNGVISLRIGEEPKKKLKENNIRIFTSCERIEDAVAIFAKEIINKSEREYAIK; this is encoded by the coding sequence ATGAGTAAAGAAGATTATGTAAGTCTTACAGTTAACCCTTGTAAGATGTGTATGCCAATGGGGGTTGTTAATGCAACATATGGCATAAAAGGATGTATGACAATCTTACATGGTTCACAAGGTTGTAGTACATATATAAGAAGACATATGGCAACACATTTTAATGAACCTATTGATATAGCTTCATCTTCACTAACAGAACAAGGTACTGTCTATGGTGGAGAAAAAAATCTTTTAAAAGGTTTAAAAAATTTAATTAAATTATATAATCCAGAAGTAATAGCAATAGCTACTACTTGTTTAGCAGAAACTATCGGTGAAGATATAGTAAGAATATCTAAGATTTTTGAAGAAAAAAATCCAAATGAAAAGGTAAAATTAATACCAATATCATCTCCAGGATATGGAGGAACACAATTTGGAGGATATTTTAGTGCTTTAAGAGGAATTGTTGAAAATGTAGAAATGAAAGAAGAAAAAAATAATAAAGTAAATATAGTTACTGGACCAATAAGTCCTGCTGACACTAGAAAAATAAAAGATATTTTAGGAGATTTTAATTTAGACTATATACTATTGCCAGATATTTCTGAAAATTTAGATGGGATTCATAAAAAAGTATATGAAAGATTACCGGAAAATGGCACATCTATTGAAGATATATCTTTTATGGCTGGAGCTAGGATGACAATAGAGTTAACAACTTTTGTAGATGATAATAGTTCAGTAGGAAAGTATCTAGAAGAAAATTATGGAGTAAAAAATATAAGACTTAATCTTCCTAGGGGGATTAGAGATACTGATAATTTCTTAAATGTTTTAAGTAATATATCAGGGGAAAAGATACCAGAAAAGTATGTTAAGGAGAGAGGTAGATATCTAGATGCTATGATAGATTCTCACAAATATAATGCAGAGGGAAGGATAGCAATATTTGGAGAACCAGATTATGTTTATTCTACTGTTAGAATGGTATTAGAAATCGGCGTTTTCCCAGTTTTGATAGCTACAGGTGATGTTTGCCCCTCATTAGAAAAAGCTTTATATGAGGAAGTAAAGGAATTGGCAGATGCATTATTTATAGAAGATTTTAAGATTATTGATGATGCTGATTTTGTAGATATAGAAAAATACTCCATAAAGTTAGGTGCTAATATTCTTATTGGAAATTCTGATGGAAGAAGAATTGAAGAAAAATATAATATACCACTTATAAGAGGAGGGTTCCCAATTCACGATAGAGTAGGTGGACAAAGAATTTTGTCCATTGGATATGAAGGATCATTATCAATTAGTGATAGTATTACTAATATGATTTTAGATAGAAAACATAGTGTTTTTAGAGAAACAACATTTAATAAGTATTATAAGGGGGAAAAGAAGATGAAATCTTTAGAAGAAAAAAAAGTAGTAACTATTAAGGATAAAACTAAGACACATCCATGTTTTAGTTGTGAATCAGCACATAAATATGCTAGAATGCATCTTCCAATTGCTCCTAAATGTAATATAAGTTGTAATTATTGTTATAGAAAGTATGATTGTGTTAATGAAAGCCGTCCTGGTGTAACAACAGAAGTGTTAAGTCCAGTTAAGGCATTTGAAAAATATAAGTTCGTTAAAAGTAAAATGCCAAATTTAAAAGTAATAGGGATTGCAGGGCCAGGAGATGCTTTAGCCAATTTTGATAATGTTAGAGAAACGTTAAAACTAATACGAGCAGATAATCCAGAAATGACATTTTGTATTTCCACTAATGGTCTTATGTTACCATTTTATGCAGAGGAATTGATAAATTTAGGGGTGTCACATGTAACAGTAACTATGAATGGAATTAATCCTCATATAATATCAAAGATATATAAATATGTAAATTATTTAGGTGTAACATATACAGGAATGGAAGGTGCAGAGATTCTTCTTACTAATCAGCTATCAGGTATAAAGTATCTTACAGAGAGAGGTATAGTTGTTAAGGTAAACATAGTTATGTTGAAAGGAATAAATGATAAACATATATATGATGTAACTAAAAAGGCAAAAGAATTAGGAGTAGAGATTACAAATATAATGCAAATGATTCCTGTTAAGGGTAGTGTATTTGAAAATATGCCTTTAGTAAGTAATATAGAAATTAATGAAATGAGAAAAAAATGTGGAGAAAATATAAAACAAATGTTTCATTGTAAGCAATGTAGGGCAGATGCTATAGGAACATTAAATAATGATCAGGGATTAAAATTATCTATGGAATTAAAAGATAAAAAGGTGTCTGGTAGACACTTGAAGTTTGCTGTGGCAACAAGAAGTGGAATGACAATAGATATGCATTTTGGACAAGCTGAGGAGTTTTATATATATGAATATAGAAATGATACTGTTATGTTTTTAGAAAAGAGGAATGTTGATAGATATTGTAATGGAGAAGCGAATTGCAAAAGTGATAGTAAAATAGAGAAGTTAATAAAAACAATAGACGATTGTAATGGAGTAATTTCACTTAGGATAGGGGAAGAGCCTAAGAAAAAACTTAAAGAAAATAATATTAGAATTTTTACAAGTTGTGAAAGAATTGAGGATGCCGTTGCAATTTTTGCAAAAGAAATTATAAATAAAAGTGAAAGAGAATATGCAATAAAGTAG
- the nifE gene encoding nitrogenase iron-molybdenum cofactor biosynthesis protein NifE: MEERVSVDLLEERTKFICKKSKGSGKLKCDSESVSGAVSQRACVYCGARVVLNPITDAYHIVHGPIGCASYTWDIRGSLSSGEEIYRNSFSTDLREEDVIFGGEKKLGRAIEGVIKNHNPKGIFVYGTCIVGVIGDEVQAICKAYEEKYNIPIIPVMAPGFSGNKSKGYKLACNALMNLFNREQYSKCNGINILGDFNLSGEMWIIENYLKEIGVEVISKITGDADIESLKKASSARFNIVQCAGSMVYLAKMMEEDFNIPYMKISFVGLEDTKNSLLRIAGLFCDEKIIEKTKTFITKEEEKVLPIIERYKKNLEGKKAAIYVGGGFKAISLIRQFKELGMETVMVGTQTGKVEDYEVINSLVNEGTVILDDANPYELEKFMIEKGADILVGGVKERPLAYKLGVAFCDHNHERKHALGGFEGAVNFAEEVNLSINSPVWKYV, from the coding sequence ATGGAGGAGAGAGTTTCTGTTGATTTACTTGAGGAAAGAACTAAATTTATATGTAAAAAAAGTAAAGGTAGTGGAAAATTAAAATGTGATAGCGAAAGTGTATCAGGAGCAGTGAGCCAAAGAGCTTGTGTATACTGTGGAGCAAGGGTTGTACTTAATCCAATAACAGACGCATATCACATTGTGCATGGGCCAATAGGATGTGCTAGTTATACATGGGATATAAGAGGAAGTTTATCAAGTGGAGAGGAGATATATAGAAATAGTTTTTCAACTGATTTAAGGGAAGAAGATGTAATTTTTGGAGGAGAAAAAAAGTTAGGTAGAGCTATTGAAGGAGTAATAAAAAATCATAATCCTAAAGGAATTTTCGTTTATGGAACATGTATTGTTGGAGTAATAGGAGATGAGGTACAAGCTATTTGTAAGGCCTATGAAGAAAAATATAATATTCCAATAATTCCAGTTATGGCACCGGGATTTTCTGGAAATAAATCAAAAGGATATAAATTAGCATGTAACGCATTGATGAATTTATTTAATAGAGAACAATATTCAAAGTGTAATGGAATTAATATTTTAGGGGATTTCAATTTGTCTGGTGAAATGTGGATTATTGAGAATTATCTTAAGGAGATAGGTGTGGAAGTTATTTCAAAAATAACTGGTGATGCAGATATAGAATCTTTAAAGAAAGCCAGTAGTGCACGATTTAATATTGTTCAATGTGCAGGATCAATGGTATATTTAGCAAAAATGATGGAAGAGGATTTTAACATACCATATATGAAAATTAGTTTTGTAGGATTAGAAGATACAAAAAATTCTTTACTTAGAATAGCAGGACTTTTTTGTGATGAAAAAATTATAGAAAAAACTAAAACTTTCATTACGAAGGAAGAGGAAAAAGTATTACCTATTATAGAGAGATATAAAAAAAATCTAGAAGGAAAAAAAGCAGCAATTTATGTTGGTGGCGGTTTTAAGGCAATATCACTAATAAGACAATTTAAAGAGCTAGGGATGGAAACAGTAATGGTTGGTACCCAAACAGGTAAAGTTGAAGACTATGAAGTAATAAATAGTCTAGTAAATGAAGGAACAGTGATATTAGATGATGCAAATCCGTATGAACTTGAGAAGTTTATGATTGAAAAAGGAGCGGATATTTTAGTTGGTGGTGTAAAAGAAAGACCTTTAGCTTATAAGCTTGGTGTAGCATTTTGTGATCATAATCATGAAAGGAAACATGCTTTAGGAGGATTTGAAGGAGCAGTAAATTTTGCAGAGGAAGTGAATTTATCAATAAATAGTCCAGTTTGGAAGTATGTTTGA
- a CDS encoding nitrogenase component 1, which yields MLDLTPKEITERTHLKINPNKTCQPVGAMYAALGVHNCMPHSHGSQGCCSYHRTFLTRHFKDPAMASTSAFSEGACVFGGASNLRTAAKNVFDIYNPDIMAVHTTCLSETIGDDLGSIIESIDIPEGKYIVHANTPSYVGSHINGFANMVAGFIRDLSEKTATSTGKLCVIPGFVNPGDMREMKRIMNIMKVPFTMLPDTSGVLDAPMTGKYELFPKGGTLVKDIIELGDAEFAIGMGSFATSEPLSVLESIHKVPNIILKMPIGVCSTDDFIMELAKFTKGEVPYEIEEERGQVLDIMIDAHPYYSGKTVAINGDPDFVIAMTKFILELGMIPKYVITGTPGKAFEKTVNSLFEEFGVANCICKAESDLYYLHQLIKNEKVDLIIGGTHSKYIARAEDIPFVRAGFPIIDRYVHSYMPLVGYKGAMRVLELILTALMDRVDRDSSDEDFELVL from the coding sequence ATGTTAGATTTAACACCAAAAGAAATTACAGAAAGAACACATTTAAAAATTAATCCAAATAAAACTTGTCAACCTGTTGGTGCAATGTATGCAGCGCTTGGAGTTCATAATTGTATGCCACATAGTCATGGTTCACAAGGATGCTGTTCATATCATAGAACATTTTTAACTAGACATTTTAAAGATCCAGCAATGGCATCAACTTCGGCATTTAGTGAAGGAGCTTGTGTATTTGGTGGTGCATCAAACTTAAGAACAGCTGCAAAAAATGTATTTGATATATATAACCCAGATATTATGGCAGTTCATACTACTTGTTTATCTGAAACAATAGGAGATGATTTAGGTTCAATAATAGAATCTATTGATATTCCAGAAGGTAAATATATTGTTCATGCAAATACACCTAGTTATGTTGGTTCACATATCAACGGTTTTGCAAACATGGTAGCTGGTTTTATAAGAGATCTATCAGAAAAGACAGCTACTTCAACAGGAAAACTATGTGTAATACCTGGCTTTGTAAATCCTGGTGATATGAGAGAAATGAAAAGGATAATGAATATAATGAAAGTTCCATTTACTATGCTCCCTGATACAAGTGGTGTACTTGATGCCCCAATGACAGGGAAGTATGAATTATTTCCCAAAGGTGGTACATTAGTTAAAGATATTATTGAATTAGGAGATGCAGAATTTGCAATAGGAATGGGAAGTTTTGCTACAAGTGAACCATTGAGTGTATTAGAAAGCATCCATAAGGTGCCAAATATAATATTAAAGATGCCAATTGGGGTTTGTTCTACAGATGATTTTATAATGGAACTTGCTAAATTTACAAAAGGCGAAGTCCCTTACGAAATAGAAGAAGAAAGAGGTCAAGTTCTTGATATTATGATAGATGCTCACCCATATTATTCTGGAAAGACAGTAGCTATAAATGGTGATCCTGATTTTGTAATTGCCATGACTAAATTTATTTTAGAACTTGGAATGATTCCTAAGTATGTAATAACAGGAACACCAGGAAAGGCTTTTGAAAAGACTGTTAATAGTTTATTTGAAGAATTTGGTGTTGCGAATTGCATATGCAAGGCAGAAAGTGATCTATACTATTTACATCAATTAATAAAGAATGAGAAAGTTGATTTAATAATAGGAGGAACTCATTCAAAGTATATTGCAAGAGCAGAAGATATACCATTTGTAAGAGCTGGTTTTCCAATAATAGATAGATATGTTCATTCATATATGCCATTGGTAGGATATAAAGGTGCAATGAGAGTTCTTGAACTTATACTTACAGCATTAATGGATAGAGTTGATAGAGACTCAAGTGATGAGGATTTTGAACTAGTTTTATAG